Genomic DNA from Setaria italica strain Yugu1 chromosome V, Setaria_italica_v2.0, whole genome shotgun sequence:
TGCTGGGATCGGTCAGGCTCGTCGTCGCGCCGCGCGGGAGCGAGTAGGCCTCGCGCAGGAACCGGGTGAAGTCGGGCATGGCGAGGCGGACCCCGCCGGGCACCTGTTCCGGGACGATGCCGAAGTCCTTGTGCAGGCGGAGCCCCACGGTGACGCGCCGGAAGCAGCGGACGTGGGTGTCGCCGTCGAGGTTCACGACGTCGTACCTGGACATCCGGCGCAGGGCGAGCGCGTACTTGCCCAGCCACCACGGCTGGACGCGGTTGATGACCAGGAGCTGGACCTCGCGCCCGTACTGCCGGGACAGGTAGAAGAGCGGCAGGAGCACGTCGGCGTGGTCGTGGAAGACGTTGCCGGAGTACCCGCCGAGCGCGAAGATGATGGCCGGCACGTCGTAGGTCACCGTGCatgccggggcggcggcggacgggcccTGCAGCTGCGTCACGTTGACCATGTCGACGTGGGTCGCGCTCCGGCGCGAGTACGGCCGGATCTTCCACTCCCGGCGCTCCGACCAGGTCGAGGGGACGACGTCCACCGACCAGGCTCTGCCGCGGATGCGGACGTCGCCATCGAGCTCGCAGTAGTCGGACAAGCGCTCCTCCGTGCTGCACAGCACCTTGGTGGGCTTCTCTGTTATAcggcaggaaaaagaaaacgaaaagaTCCACCGAGattaattcaacatttttgtgAACGAGGGCTGACTGACTGTGCTTATTTTCACCCACATGAGGCCCAGTGTCCAAAAGATTTTCAAAATTAAATACTTAATTTTGTGACGTTGTAATCAAATTTGATCTCAGATAATAAGTAGTTCACCTCACACCTAAAATTTTGCGGTTTATTtagcaaagaaaaagaatagaTGAAATCGAGCTTGATGTTGAAAGGCACAATTCCTTGTCTCCCACACATGGTTTGGTCCCCTTGTGCTCAATTTTTGCTTCCATCTTGCGACGAGTTTGGATTCACTTGAGAATTTGTCGCCTATTCATACTCAAATTTTTGGAACCATTCATCCATCCGATCTAATGGCCTACTGTCATCTCCTCATAAAGCCTTGCCTCTTCCtttcaaataaaacaaaaggccTTGCCTCTCTTCTAAGCCCCTCACTCACGTCCAAATCCCAATTTCAAACCCTTAACCCAAAACCCTAGCAACTTAGGCCCCAACCAAGCCAAAGCCATCGAGAGTTGAGCAAGACGCTTCGAGCGTGGACGATAGCAGCATAGCACACGTTGGACGGCAAGGAAATGCTGAGTGTGGAAGCTTCCTAAAAGGCTAGAACACCCTGAATGCtgagtgtggagtagtttttttttcttcccaaaAGTTATGAATTAAACAACGTAATAGGCATTCTAACCTGTTTCACTAGGAGCTTGAATCAGCTGTTTGTTCACGATCTGCTGTGCTTCCGCAGTGACAACTGCAGATCCATCAATTAGCAGCAAGCAAGAATTATCAGTCCATGGACTCCCAAGTAGGAAAAATACACAGTTGTTGGCACACACGCCTGCTTTGGGTGCATATAAGAGTAAGTGCTCACCAGTTTCACTGGTTCCTTCACTCAGCTGTTTATCCACGAGCCATTCTGCTACCGTAGTGACAACTGCAGATTAAGCAATAGGCACACTGTGCCATCAGTTCGTGTACTTCAGAAATGAACCAATAAGACTAACGCACAACAGATGTATGATACGGTGGTGGTGAGGTGAGCCGGTGGAACCAGTGACCCGTTAATTACCTCTGGTGCCGCTGGTCGTCGCAGCCTGCTCCGAGACGATGAGATAGgtgaggagcacgaggaggacgccgacgatgAGGCCGACGTGGAGGTGGCTCTGCACCCAGCTCTTCATGCTCTTCCCGGCCGGCCAGCGGGCTTCGCCTAGCAGCTTCACTtctgctggtgctgctgctcgCTCTCTCCCTCTCGGTCAGGAGTTGTAGTTAAACCCCAGAGTAGTAAGCAACTAGCATTAAGCCATCTTGAGATCCGAGTCAATAATTTGTTTAGTACTCCGAATTCTATGTTCTAGGGTCAACTCCGATCCAATCCTGCTTCGAAGCTTCATTAATGCCCTCTCTAGCTTCCCTGATGAAAGGAATCTCTGCAGGCGAGTCCTCCACTCTCCTACATAATGGTCACTATACTCACTGACACTGGGTGTTAAACACGAACAAGCAGCATAACCTTGGGTTTACCACTGACCAACGTGTTCTTTGCGTTCTTGCCATTGCCACCGGAGTAGCTTCATTTTAAAACCGTGTCGACCAGTTCACTACTGATGGTACATCCATGCGAGTTATCACTAGTATATTCTACAGTTTTgatttcggaaaaaaaaaataaagcaatGCATAATCCTGTCCATGCGAGAGTGGCTGGCTTTCTTTTACTGCGTGCACGGCTGCCCCCATGAGCTGCGAATGAACTACCGACGGGGCAGGGCATGCGCCTAGGCTTTGAAGTTTGAAGCAGTAAAAGTAAACTGCAGTATGCGTGTCCCACGAACAGAATTGAGAAGTGCTGAAACATCACCGACGTTGGTTTCGATCCAGCTGCTTGGCCTTTGATTTCTATTTCCTCGTGATCTTGGAGACGGCGAGTTAAACTAAGGCTGCAGGTCGGCTAGAAGTTTGGCACCGTGTCTGCAGATCGATCGACGGTGAGATTTCACATGATACTGGCACTAGCAGCATGGTAATCGTACGGTGCAGCATGTGCGGTCAATGGCTGAAATCACGGAGGCCAGTGCAACTGAGCATCCGCGCGCGGAACAATGGCAGCGTCCTCGAGATCAGAGCTTCGCTGCACCTTGGAGCATCTGGCAGGTCGGAACCGCGGGAGGTATATTTTGGGAGAGTTGGAAGAAGGGTTTAGTGCAGCAACGGTTTCTGGCGATGGGTACAGCAGCCAGCAGGGTAGGGAGCCACCGGAGACGACGGAGGAAGGTAGCCCGGAGGCCGAACGGAGGCCACCGGCGTCGAGTCGTCGGGATCACTGTGCGGCGTGGCGCGGGACTGACTGATGACGGACAGAGAGAACGGTGTGTCGCGAGGAGAAAGACAGCGTCGGTCACATGGGACACGGAAAGTGGGCCTCTCTCTACTAGGCCTTCACAGGGCCACCGTGTTGGAGGAGAAAGACGCGAAAAAAAGATTCCGCTCGCGCGCTGGCTGTATTGGGATATTGGCCCGCTTTTGCCGGACACCTTTTGTTCACGACGGCTTTGTTGCGTGGCTAGGCTGGGCTGAAATTGGCTCATTATGGTAGCCACGGGGGACGGGCCGTTGCAACGCGTGGGCCGGCTCCTCCTTGATGACGCAAAACTTTTGTATTCGGCCCAAGTATCTCCGAGATGTTGTGAGCCCACGGACTCCACGAATGTgtgtggtggcctggtgggcgCACTGAGAGAGAACAACGGCGGCCCAGCAGCCTGCGCAGGCGGCGCTGGAATCCTTTTTTCTTGTTGCCCAGCGGAAGCACGCCAGcacccgccgcggcgcgcgcgcatTTATCTCTGCTCaggttgatttttttattttaatccTTTTTAATCTAAATGTTTATAAATAATCCCTTCCAATCTAGATTAGCAAGAAGTAGCCCTTTTGATTACGTCAAGCTTCATAGCGCGACTAATACTTGAGTCACGCCACATCAATAATGCGGCCAATATAACATGGTGGACGTGGcgctgacatggtggagctAGTCACGCCATGACTCAAGACACAGTCACGCCAGACAACGTGACCAGCTCACGTTCAACTAGTTGCTGCGTGCCTGCACTCCTCCGAAGTGCATAAAAATACAGCACACTTTGCTTATTTCATTCCTCATTTTAATTAGCTAATGACCTTCTAAAGTCGTCAAAATCGGCAAGTATAATCTATAAATGTATATGTTCCATTT
This window encodes:
- the LOC101762600 gene encoding protein O-linked-mannose beta-1,4-N-acetylglucosaminyltransferase 2; the encoded protein is MKSWVQSHLHVGLIVGVLLVLLTYLIVSEQAATTSGTRVVTTVAEWLVDKQLSEGTSETVVTAEAQQIVNKQLIQAPSETEKPTKVLCSTEERLSDYCELDGDVRIRGRAWSVDVVPSTWSERREWKIRPYSRRSATHVDMVNVTQLQGPSAAAPACTVTYDVPAIIFALGGYSGNVFHDHADVLLPLFYLSRQYGREVQLLVINRVQPWWLGKYALALRRMSRYDVVNLDGDTHVRCFRRVTVGLRLHKDFGIVPEQVPGGVRLAMPDFTRFLREAYSLPRGATTSLTDPSKKPRLMLIQRQPHRRFLNEKEIVAAAEEAGFEVAVTELRIDAAVDAQARLVNSFDAILGLHGAGMTNEVFLPPGGVLIQVVPLGKLDLMARVEYGEPAAEMGLKYLCYNITVQESSLLEELGPDDPAITDPDSVHRRGWAALYDIYLTRQDVRLDIAHLKLTLAEAMEHLRRQ